The proteins below are encoded in one region of Haladaptatus sp. R4:
- a CDS encoding M28 family peptidase, with product MTDETARALGEMWQDDYPWAFLTKLTELENRMGGHPGEERAAELVVEAFERAGARNAHTEAFDMNCWTRGSAELAVTDPVERSFETIALPYSLAGDVQGELVDVGHGMPEEIDAVDVAGKIAVASTTTPDGSRFIHRMEKFGHAAAAGAEAFIFHNHVPGQLPPTGSLTFGDEAALPAVGVSKETGAWLTEYAETGATARLVVDATTEPGTSHNAVAEFGPETDEEVVVVAHLDGHDIAEGALDNGCGITTVVAAAHVLAKMDLDTRVRVVGVGCEEIGLLGAQALVESLDTERTKAVVNVDGAGRFRDMLAYMHGSETMRSVIETVSDEANQPISIQEGVHPFSDHWPFLKAGVPALQLHSEADVSAPGLRGRGWGHTHADTRDKVDDRNLREHAMLAALLIREVASRGEIPRPEPDGIVENLREQEYEEGMRAAGIWPDGWN from the coding sequence ATGACCGACGAGACGGCACGCGCACTCGGCGAAATGTGGCAGGACGACTACCCGTGGGCCTTCCTGACGAAACTGACCGAACTCGAAAACAGGATGGGCGGCCATCCCGGCGAGGAACGAGCGGCGGAACTGGTCGTGGAGGCGTTCGAACGTGCCGGGGCACGGAATGCACACACCGAGGCGTTCGACATGAACTGTTGGACCCGCGGGTCGGCCGAACTCGCCGTCACCGACCCGGTCGAACGGTCGTTCGAGACCATCGCGCTCCCGTACTCGCTGGCGGGTGACGTGCAGGGAGAACTGGTAGACGTCGGTCACGGTATGCCCGAGGAGATAGACGCGGTCGACGTGGCCGGAAAGATCGCCGTCGCCAGCACGACGACGCCCGACGGAAGCCGGTTCATCCACCGAATGGAGAAGTTCGGACACGCCGCCGCCGCGGGTGCGGAGGCGTTCATCTTTCACAACCACGTTCCAGGACAGCTTCCGCCGACCGGTTCGCTCACGTTCGGGGACGAAGCCGCACTTCCCGCCGTCGGCGTCAGCAAGGAGACCGGCGCGTGGTTGACCGAATACGCCGAGACGGGTGCGACCGCGAGGCTGGTCGTCGACGCGACGACCGAACCGGGAACCAGTCACAACGCCGTCGCGGAATTCGGTCCCGAGACCGACGAAGAGGTCGTCGTCGTCGCCCACTTGGACGGACACGACATCGCGGAGGGGGCACTCGACAACGGCTGTGGCATCACTACCGTCGTCGCGGCGGCCCACGTGCTCGCGAAGATGGACCTCGACACGCGCGTCCGGGTCGTGGGCGTCGGCTGTGAGGAGATCGGGTTACTGGGCGCACAAGCGTTGGTCGAGTCGCTCGATACGGAGCGGACGAAAGCCGTCGTGAACGTCGACGGTGCCGGGCGGTTCCGTGACATGCTGGCGTACATGCACGGCTCCGAGACGATGCGTTCGGTGATCGAAACCGTCTCGGATGAGGCGAACCAACCGATCTCGATTCAGGAGGGCGTGCATCCGTTCAGCGACCACTGGCCGTTCCTGAAGGCAGGTGTTCCGGCGCTCCAACTCCACAGTGAAGCCGACGTCAGCGCACCCGGTCTTCGGGGACGCGGGTGGGGTCACACGCACGCCGACACGCGGGACAAGGTGGACGACCGCAACCTCCGCGAACACGCCATGCTGGCGGCGTTGTTGATCCGGGAGGTCGCATCGCGCGGCGAGATTCCGCGTCCGGAACCGGACGGAATCGTGGAAAACCTCCGCGAACAGGAGTACGAGGAGGGAATGCGAGCGGCGGGTATCTGGCCCGACGGCTGGAACTAG